Proteins from one Pontibacter korlensis genomic window:
- the bglX gene encoding beta-glucosidase BglX: MKRIIRTALIMSIGLMSTQCNTAQQSSTAQQSGTTQQTKSAAVATAGDQQMKQFVEDLLSKMTLEEKIGQLNLVAVGFDVTGPVVSENVDENIRKGNVGGVFNTYTPNAARKLQEFAVNNTRLKIPLLFGYDVIHGHRTIFPIPLGLSASWDMNAVERSARIAGDEASADGLNWVFSPMVDIARDARWGRIAEGAGEDPYLGSQVARAMVRGYQGNDLTLANTVMACVKHFALYGAAEAGRDYNTVDMSLNRMFNEYMPPYKAAIDAGAGSVMTAFNEINGVPATGNKWLMTELLRDQWGFDGFVVTDYTAINEMVAHGVGDEAKAGELALKAGVDMDMVGEVFLKNLKQSVEKGNVSEEEINTSVRRILEAKYKLGLFEDPYRYTNEERAKNTIMKPEYREAARDIARKSMVLLKNEKQTLPLKKTGSIALIGPLAKNQRDMIGNWSGAGDWKQAVSVEQGIRNVAGNSTKINYAKGANITDDEQMIKRLNAHGGELEIDTRTSEQMIAEAVKVARGSDVIVAVVGESQGMSGEAASRADITLPGKQRELLMALKKTGKPLVVVLMNGRPLALNWEDENADAMLETWFAGTEAGNAIADVLFGNYNPSGKLTATFPQVVGQVPIYYAHKNTGRPFGGELLDKYKSRYMDVTNEPLYPFGYGLSYTTFNYSKPQLSKNSITPDESLEVTVNVQNTGNYDGEEVVQLYVQDVVGSITRPVKELKGFQKISLKKGESRTVTFTITPEDLKFYNNDMEYVLEPGEFKVYVGTNSRDVQEASFTVQ; encoded by the coding sequence ATGAAACGAATCATACGCACCGCTCTGATCATGTCGATCGGGTTGATGAGCACGCAATGTAACACTGCACAGCAAAGCAGCACAGCACAGCAAAGCGGTACGACGCAGCAGACTAAATCTGCGGCGGTGGCTACTGCAGGCGATCAGCAAATGAAACAATTTGTGGAGGATCTGCTCAGCAAAATGACACTGGAGGAGAAGATTGGGCAGCTGAATCTGGTGGCAGTTGGTTTTGATGTGACCGGCCCGGTGGTGAGCGAAAACGTGGATGAGAATATCCGCAAAGGAAATGTTGGTGGTGTTTTTAACACCTATACCCCAAATGCTGCCCGTAAACTGCAGGAGTTTGCCGTTAACAACACGCGCCTGAAGATTCCGCTTCTCTTTGGCTACGACGTAATTCACGGGCACCGTACCATCTTCCCCATTCCGCTTGGCTTGTCAGCAAGCTGGGACATGAATGCTGTGGAGCGAAGTGCCCGTATCGCAGGGGATGAGGCCTCTGCCGATGGCTTGAACTGGGTATTCTCACCGATGGTAGATATAGCCCGCGATGCCCGTTGGGGGCGCATTGCTGAGGGTGCTGGTGAGGATCCGTACCTGGGGTCTCAGGTGGCAAGAGCAATGGTGCGTGGTTACCAGGGCAACGACCTGACACTGGCAAATACAGTAATGGCTTGCGTAAAGCACTTTGCCCTGTACGGTGCCGCTGAAGCTGGCCGTGACTATAATACTGTGGACATGAGCCTGAACCGTATGTTTAACGAGTACATGCCGCCTTACAAAGCAGCTATAGATGCAGGAGCAGGTAGCGTAATGACCGCATTTAACGAAATAAACGGCGTGCCTGCCACAGGTAACAAGTGGTTGATGACAGAGTTGCTACGCGACCAGTGGGGTTTCGATGGCTTTGTGGTAACTGACTATACAGCCATCAACGAAATGGTGGCTCACGGAGTAGGTGATGAGGCAAAAGCTGGAGAATTGGCCCTGAAAGCAGGTGTAGATATGGACATGGTAGGCGAGGTGTTCCTTAAAAACCTGAAGCAGTCTGTAGAAAAAGGAAATGTTTCTGAAGAGGAAATCAACACGTCTGTTCGTCGCATACTGGAGGCAAAGTATAAGCTAGGCCTGTTCGAAGATCCTTACCGCTATACGAACGAGGAGCGTGCTAAGAATACCATCATGAAGCCGGAGTACCGTGAGGCAGCCCGCGATATTGCGCGCAAAAGTATGGTACTCCTGAAGAACGAGAAACAGACACTTCCGCTTAAAAAGACTGGCTCTATTGCGCTTATCGGACCTCTGGCTAAGAACCAGCGCGACATGATCGGTAACTGGAGCGGTGCAGGCGACTGGAAGCAGGCTGTATCAGTAGAGCAGGGTATCCGCAATGTAGCTGGCAATAGCACCAAGATTAACTATGCCAAAGGAGCCAATATTACAGATGATGAGCAAATGATCAAGCGCCTGAACGCTCACGGCGGAGAACTTGAAATTGACACACGCACTTCTGAGCAAATGATTGCCGAGGCCGTGAAAGTAGCAAGAGGTTCTGATGTGATTGTGGCGGTAGTAGGCGAGTCTCAGGGTATGTCTGGCGAGGCTGCCAGCCGTGCTGATATTACCTTGCCTGGCAAGCAGCGTGAGCTCCTGATGGCGCTGAAGAAAACGGGTAAGCCGTTGGTAGTTGTTTTGATGAATGGCCGCCCATTGGCCCTGAACTGGGAGGATGAGAATGCTGATGCTATGCTGGAAACCTGGTTTGCCGGTACAGAGGCAGGTAACGCTATTGCTGATGTGCTGTTCGGTAACTACAACCCATCTGGTAAACTTACGGCCACCTTCCCGCAGGTAGTGGGCCAGGTGCCAATCTATTATGCGCACAAAAACACAGGCCGCCCGTTTGGAGGAGAGCTGCTGGACAAGTATAAATCCCGCTACATGGATGTAACTAATGAGCCCTTGTACCCATTTGGCTATGGCTTAAGCTACACCACTTTCAACTACTCTAAGCCACAACTCAGCAAAAACAGCATTACGCCTGACGAGTCACTGGAAGTGACGGTAAATGTGCAGAATACCGGCAACTACGACGGCGAAGAAGTAGTGCAGCTGTATGTACAGGATGTAGTAGGAAGCATTACCAGACCAGTTAAAGAGCTTAAAGGTTTCCAGAAGATCAGCCTGAAGAAAGGCGAAAGCAGAACGGTGACCTTTACCATCACGCCGGAAGACCTGAAATTCTATAACAACGATATGGAGTATGTGCTGGAGCCAGGAGAGTTTAAAGTATACGTGGGCACCAACTCCCGTGATGTGCAGGAGGCTAGCTTCACTGTACAGTAA
- a CDS encoding SGNH/GDSL hydrolase family protein, producing MRKLYLYFWLLLALLVATQGQSLAQQNHPPFWEEIQQYKQQDASQMPPKNAILFVGSSSFRLWENMQEMFPKHTVINRGFGGSNLLDLKRYLNDIVFPYQPKQIVIYSGENDIASDTVQAPEVLERFQDVFLEIRKEMPQVPVVFVSIKPSPSRAKYKPIIEEANQLIKQYLKTQPKTRFVDVYTPMLKLSGKAKPDIFIQDSLHMNQQGYQIWTKRITPHLLK from the coding sequence ATGAGAAAACTGTACTTATACTTCTGGCTACTGTTAGCACTACTGGTAGCAACACAAGGGCAGTCTCTTGCCCAGCAGAATCATCCTCCTTTCTGGGAAGAGATACAGCAGTACAAGCAGCAGGATGCATCTCAAATGCCTCCTAAAAATGCTATACTTTTTGTGGGAAGTTCCTCCTTCAGGCTATGGGAAAACATGCAGGAAATGTTTCCCAAACATACTGTCATCAACCGTGGCTTTGGAGGATCAAACCTGCTCGATCTAAAGCGCTACCTGAATGACATTGTATTCCCGTACCAGCCGAAGCAGATCGTGATTTACTCTGGGGAAAATGACATTGCTTCCGACACCGTGCAGGCGCCTGAGGTGCTTGAGCGTTTTCAGGACGTGTTTCTTGAGATACGAAAAGAGATGCCGCAGGTGCCTGTAGTGTTTGTTTCTATTAAGCCTAGTCCTTCCCGGGCAAAGTATAAACCTATCATAGAAGAGGCAAACCAGCTTATAAAGCAGTACCTGAAAACGCAGCCTAAGACCAGGTTTGTAGATGTGTACACGCCTATGCTCAAACTAAGCGGTAAAGCAAAACCAGACATTTTTATACAGGATAGCCTGCACATGAACCAGCAAGGCTATCAGATTTGGACGAAAAGAATTACACCACACTTACTTAAATAA
- a CDS encoding family 43 glycosylhydrolase, with protein sequence MSRILRAILSLAILACSHSVVQAQSTQKSTYCNPINIDYTYAVYDAYRDISYRSGADPAVVEFRNEYYMFVTRSMGYWHSTDLQNWNFVKPEKWYFQGSNAPAAFNYKDSVLYVAGDPSGSMSILYTDDPKRGNWKATPGILGDLQDPALFIDDDGKAYMYWGSSNTYPIRVKELDRKDRFKPSEKTVELFKLHGDKHGWERFGENHSDTVLAGYMEGAWMTKHNGKYYLQYAAPGTEFNVYGDGVYISDSPLGPFTYAPNNPVSYKPGGYMNGAGHGSTVVGPAGEYWHFGSATVSVNMNWERRINMFHTTFDKDGLMHVNTYFGDYPHFGPATPGKMGQFAGWMLLSYKKPVRASSVLENFKPEGMLDESTKTFWVAEQNNDQQWVQIDLEKPGRVHAVQVNYHDYKSNLYGKVPGLYHRYVIEGSTDGKNWKMLVDRSDSYEDVPNDYVELGTPQTVRYVRFRNIHAPTPNLAISGLRVFGVGQGKAPSRVKNFKVNRKQDRRDAMITWDKQANAQGYNVLWGISPDKLYSSWMVYGDNKLDLKSLGIDQGYYFAIEAFNENGVSERTKVVKVD encoded by the coding sequence ATGAGTAGAATCTTACGAGCTATACTTTCACTAGCCATACTTGCTTGCAGCCACTCGGTAGTGCAGGCACAGAGCACGCAGAAGAGTACTTACTGCAATCCTATCAACATCGATTATACCTATGCGGTATACGATGCTTATAGAGATATTTCGTACCGCTCTGGTGCCGACCCTGCCGTAGTAGAATTTCGCAATGAATACTACATGTTCGTTACGCGCTCCATGGGTTACTGGCACTCTACTGATCTGCAGAACTGGAACTTTGTAAAGCCAGAGAAATGGTACTTTCAGGGCTCCAATGCTCCTGCGGCATTCAACTACAAAGACTCTGTACTGTACGTAGCCGGAGACCCATCAGGCTCCATGAGTATTCTTTATACTGATGACCCGAAACGCGGTAACTGGAAGGCTACACCCGGCATTCTGGGCGATCTGCAGGACCCTGCTTTGTTTATTGATGACGATGGCAAAGCTTACATGTACTGGGGCTCCTCCAATACTTATCCTATCCGGGTGAAAGAGCTGGATAGGAAAGATCGCTTTAAACCATCAGAAAAGACAGTGGAGCTCTTCAAGCTGCACGGCGACAAGCACGGTTGGGAACGCTTCGGAGAGAACCACTCGGATACGGTGCTGGCTGGCTACATGGAAGGTGCCTGGATGACGAAGCATAACGGCAAGTATTACCTGCAGTATGCCGCACCAGGTACAGAATTCAATGTGTACGGAGATGGTGTGTATATCAGCGATTCTCCACTGGGTCCTTTCACTTATGCTCCGAACAACCCCGTTTCTTACAAGCCAGGTGGTTATATGAACGGTGCAGGCCACGGCAGTACAGTGGTAGGGCCGGCAGGAGAGTACTGGCACTTTGGCTCAGCCACGGTGTCGGTTAATATGAACTGGGAACGCCGCATTAACATGTTCCACACTACCTTCGATAAGGATGGCCTGATGCACGTGAACACGTACTTTGGCGATTACCCGCACTTCGGGCCAGCTACACCTGGTAAGATGGGGCAATTTGCTGGATGGATGTTGCTGTCTTACAAGAAGCCGGTGAGGGCTTCGTCGGTGCTGGAGAATTTTAAGCCAGAGGGCATGTTGGACGAAAGCACCAAAACCTTTTGGGTCGCAGAGCAGAACAACGATCAGCAGTGGGTGCAGATAGACCTGGAGAAACCAGGCAGAGTACACGCTGTGCAGGTGAATTACCACGACTATAAATCAAACCTCTACGGCAAAGTGCCGGGGCTTTATCACCGTTATGTGATTGAGGGCTCAACAGACGGAAAAAACTGGAAAATGCTGGTAGATAGAAGTGACAGCTATGAGGACGTACCCAACGATTACGTGGAGTTGGGTACACCACAGACAGTACGCTATGTCCGATTCCGAAATATTCATGCACCAACCCCTAATCTGGCCATTTCGGGACTGCGCGTTTTTGGTGTAGGGCAAGGTAAGGCACCGTCTCGCGTGAAAAATTTCAAGGTAAACCGTAAGCAGGATCGTCGCGATGCCATGATCACCTGGGATAAACAGGCTAATGCACAAGGCTATAACGTGCTTTGGGGCATTTCACCGGATAAGCTATACAGCTCCTGGATGGTGTACGGTGACAATAAACTTGACCTAAAAAGCCTGGGTATAGACCAAGGCTACTACTTTGCAATCGAGGCATTCAACGAGAACGGCGTGTCAGAAAGAACCAAGGTGGTAAAGGTAGATTAA
- a CDS encoding DUF7133 domain-containing protein produces MSVLLAFSGCDKRNTSDSEKESFRREVVDKDPPATPLSPEESITKMQLPPGYRVELVASEPMVQEPVALAWDGNGRMYVAEMNTYMKDAQGSGQFERTSRIKLLEDTDWDGKMDKATVFVDSLLLPRAILPVGDQVLVQETNLKHIWSYRDTDGDGVADKKEMVFRNDGIDLRNLEHQNGGLLWNMDNWIYPTRDNLRYKYKDGELVADTLIDNMTGQWGITANDYGRLFFSEAGPGLPAVQIEQMPAYGALNFKDQFTPDFAVPWPVIGTIDAQGGKGALRPEDNTLNHFTSGAGQSIYRGDRMPADMKGDYFIPEPVGRIIKRGEIVNNNGKIQIQNVYQGKDWLASADMNFRPINTYTGPDGAFYIVDMYHGIIQESEWSGPGTYLYGIIQDKELYKNRGMGRIYRVVHEDFELNQKRPNLLNEPASKLITYLEHPNGWWRDNAQQLLVLRNDKSLVPTLEKIALGEKATLSEKSGPVTRIHALWTLDGMGAMNKNILFQALADADPEVRKAAVWISEIYIRQNDQEVIQKLRSIKNDPSPDVRIQLMLSLRENKTEEAQATVKYLLAANPNNEVMQASYNSFVETHRKIAEEKERIKNISPEDRELIAKGAVIYKQLCTNCHGPEGKGIQVGERMPAPPLAGSPRMQGSDRILPIEILLHGLKGPIDGVEYTDMMPSMAGQSDEWIAAVLSYVRNSSEVGNNASVIKPEEVKQVRERIKLIPGGATLQYLEVHKGYRTTERNWAKEQE; encoded by the coding sequence TTGTCTGTCTTGTTAGCATTTTCCGGTTGCGACAAGAGAAATACTTCAGATTCCGAGAAAGAAAGCTTTAGAAGAGAGGTAGTGGACAAAGACCCACCTGCCACGCCACTTTCACCGGAGGAGAGTATCACTAAAATGCAGCTTCCGCCAGGATACCGGGTAGAGCTGGTGGCCAGTGAGCCAATGGTACAGGAGCCAGTGGCCCTTGCCTGGGACGGAAACGGCAGAATGTATGTAGCAGAGATGAATACTTACATGAAGGATGCCCAAGGCTCCGGCCAATTTGAGCGGACCAGCAGAATTAAGTTACTGGAGGATACGGATTGGGATGGAAAGATGGACAAAGCCACTGTCTTTGTGGATAGTCTGCTGCTTCCCCGTGCCATATTACCTGTAGGTGACCAGGTGCTGGTGCAGGAAACGAACCTGAAGCATATCTGGAGCTATCGCGACACGGACGGAGATGGCGTGGCCGACAAGAAAGAGATGGTTTTCCGTAACGATGGCATCGACCTGCGTAACCTGGAACACCAGAATGGTGGCCTGCTCTGGAACATGGATAACTGGATTTACCCGACCCGTGACAACCTGCGCTACAAGTATAAAGATGGCGAATTGGTGGCCGACACGCTGATAGACAACATGACTGGCCAATGGGGTATTACCGCCAATGACTACGGTCGCCTTTTTTTCTCAGAGGCCGGACCAGGGTTACCCGCCGTGCAGATAGAGCAGATGCCAGCTTACGGCGCTCTGAATTTCAAGGACCAGTTTACGCCTGATTTCGCAGTGCCGTGGCCTGTTATCGGAACCATCGATGCACAAGGTGGAAAAGGCGCTTTACGGCCCGAGGACAACACCCTGAACCATTTTACATCTGGAGCCGGACAGTCCATCTACCGGGGCGACCGAATGCCTGCCGACATGAAGGGCGACTACTTTATACCGGAGCCGGTTGGCCGTATAATCAAGCGGGGAGAAATCGTGAACAACAACGGCAAAATCCAGATCCAGAATGTGTACCAAGGCAAAGACTGGCTAGCCTCTGCCGACATGAACTTCCGGCCTATCAACACCTATACTGGGCCGGACGGTGCATTTTACATTGTGGATATGTATCACGGCATTATTCAGGAGAGTGAGTGGTCGGGTCCTGGCACCTACCTATACGGTATTATTCAGGATAAGGAACTGTACAAGAACAGGGGCATGGGGCGCATCTACCGTGTGGTGCACGAGGATTTTGAGCTGAACCAGAAGCGCCCGAACCTGCTGAACGAGCCAGCCAGCAAGCTTATAACCTACTTGGAACACCCGAATGGCTGGTGGCGCGACAATGCACAGCAGTTGCTCGTACTGCGCAATGATAAATCCTTGGTGCCAACCTTAGAGAAAATTGCTTTAGGCGAGAAAGCTACCTTAAGTGAAAAATCGGGGCCTGTCACCCGCATCCATGCGCTTTGGACGCTGGATGGTATGGGAGCGATGAACAAAAATATCTTGTTCCAAGCACTAGCGGATGCCGACCCTGAAGTTCGGAAGGCTGCCGTCTGGATAAGTGAAATCTACATTCGCCAGAATGACCAGGAGGTGATACAGAAGTTACGGTCAATAAAGAACGACCCTAGCCCGGATGTGCGGATACAATTGATGCTCTCGCTCCGGGAAAACAAAACAGAAGAAGCACAGGCCACTGTAAAATACTTGCTGGCCGCTAACCCTAACAATGAGGTGATGCAGGCCTCCTACAATTCTTTTGTCGAAACACACCGTAAGATAGCTGAGGAAAAAGAACGTATCAAAAACATCAGTCCTGAGGATAGGGAGCTGATCGCCAAGGGCGCTGTAATTTACAAGCAGCTATGCACGAACTGCCATGGTCCTGAAGGCAAAGGTATACAGGTCGGCGAGCGTATGCCGGCACCGCCGCTTGCAGGCTCCCCGCGCATGCAAGGCTCTGACAGAATATTGCCCATAGAAATACTGCTGCATGGACTGAAAGGCCCGATTGATGGGGTGGAGTACACGGACATGATGCCTTCGATGGCGGGGCAGAGCGATGAATGGATTGCGGCGGTGCTCAGCTATGTGCGCAACAGCAGCGAAGTGGGTAACAATGCATCTGTTATCAAACCTGAAGAAGTGAAGCAGGTGCGGGAGCGTATAAAACTTATACCTGGTGGTGCAACGCTGCAGTACCTGGAGGTGCACAAGGGCTACCGTACCACCGAACGAAACTGGGCTAAGGAACAAGAGTAG
- a CDS encoding glucoamylase family protein: protein MIKKQLWYCCLLLVCTLLSCKSDEADQDTPAPEPTDPVETPTYTAAENRELLEKVQQATFRYFWDFAHPASGMARERSSSGDVVTSGGTGFGVQAIIVGVHRGWITRAQAVDRLNKLTDFLARADRFHGAWPHWLNGNTGAVVAFSPKDDGGDLVETSFLINGLLTARAYFNGTGAEAELRQKITKLWETVEWDWYASRGDKKLYWHWSPNFGWEMNMPIQGWNEALITYVLAASSPTHPISTEVYRNTWVGANFGFAQNYAGYTLKMGPNYGGPLFFAHYSFLSLDPRKLEDDYTNYWQHNLNHTMVNRSYSLHAAPKGYGYSESFWGLTASDDPDGYAAHSPANDNGTVAPTAALGSFPYTPYYSMQVLRNFYTGLSSKMVGEYGLKDAHNKYRNWTATDHLAIDQGPIVIMIENYRSGLLWSLFTGLPEIQAGLSKLGFRQPTYETGFPLVSPDIMTEQIDLLRHPDKDNYFIDLATGETGTYTLKLFKEDGTEVKSIWNAESKGAGLEQVALGQELEPGKYRIVLSMDATSKEVALYLH, encoded by the coding sequence ATGATTAAAAAACAGCTTTGGTATTGTTGCCTGCTCCTGGTGTGTACACTGCTCTCTTGTAAAAGTGATGAGGCGGATCAAGACACTCCAGCACCAGAACCAACAGACCCGGTTGAAACACCTACTTACACAGCGGCAGAAAACAGAGAACTGCTGGAGAAGGTGCAGCAAGCAACCTTCCGCTACTTCTGGGATTTTGCTCACCCTGCCAGTGGCATGGCACGTGAGCGGAGTAGCTCCGGCGATGTAGTAACCTCAGGCGGCACAGGCTTTGGCGTGCAGGCGATAATTGTGGGCGTACATCGGGGATGGATTACCAGAGCACAAGCTGTTGACAGACTAAACAAACTTACAGATTTTCTGGCCAGAGCCGACCGCTTTCACGGGGCGTGGCCACACTGGTTAAATGGTAACACAGGTGCTGTTGTTGCTTTTAGCCCGAAAGATGATGGGGGCGACCTGGTGGAGACCTCCTTCCTGATAAATGGCCTGCTTACAGCTCGTGCATACTTTAATGGTACAGGAGCGGAGGCTGAATTAAGACAAAAGATAACAAAACTTTGGGAGACCGTGGAGTGGGACTGGTATGCCTCCCGCGGCGATAAGAAACTTTACTGGCATTGGAGCCCCAACTTTGGCTGGGAAATGAACATGCCAATCCAGGGCTGGAATGAAGCTCTTATCACTTATGTACTAGCAGCCTCTTCACCCACACACCCTATCTCAACGGAAGTATACCGCAACACTTGGGTAGGTGCCAACTTTGGCTTTGCTCAAAACTACGCAGGCTATACTTTAAAAATGGGGCCTAACTACGGCGGTCCATTATTCTTTGCGCACTACTCCTTCCTAAGCCTTGACCCTAGGAAACTGGAGGACGATTATACTAATTACTGGCAGCACAACCTGAACCATACTATGGTTAACCGCTCCTATAGCCTTCACGCTGCACCAAAAGGGTATGGCTACTCGGAGAGCTTCTGGGGGCTTACAGCCTCGGATGATCCGGATGGCTACGCTGCGCACTCACCCGCTAATGATAACGGTACAGTGGCTCCTACGGCAGCACTAGGTTCTTTTCCATATACACCATACTACAGCATGCAGGTGCTTCGAAACTTTTATACAGGGCTAAGCAGCAAAATGGTGGGGGAGTATGGGCTGAAAGATGCTCATAACAAGTACAGAAACTGGACCGCTACTGATCACCTGGCAATAGACCAGGGCCCTATCGTGATCATGATTGAGAATTATCGCAGTGGGTTGCTCTGGAGTCTCTTTACCGGTTTGCCAGAGATACAGGCCGGGCTCTCTAAACTCGGGTTTCGCCAACCAACCTATGAAACAGGATTTCCTCTGGTGAGTCCAGACATCATGACTGAACAAATAGATTTGCTTCGGCACCCTGACAAGGACAATTACTTTATTGACCTGGCGACCGGTGAAACAGGGACCTATACTTTGAAATTGTTCAAAGAAGACGGCACTGAGGTTAAATCTATCTGGAATGCCGAGAGCAAGGGAGCTGGCCTGGAACAGGTAGCGCTTGGGCAGGAGCTGGAGCCAGGCAAATACAGGATAGTGCTAAGCATGGACGCTACAAGTAAAGAGGTAGCACTCTACCTGCACTAA
- a CDS encoding glucoamylase family protein has translation MKKTLLAIPLLAAQLFYGCQGSSETTTATAETATSTEERLSDDELLTLVQERTFQYFWDGAEPNSGLARERIHMDGVYPENDQNVVTTGATGFGLMAIVVGMERGFITREEGVKHLQKMVNFLEKADRFHGAWSHWIQGETGKVKPFGQKDNGGDLVETAFLVQGMLTVRQYLQDGNEQEKALAAQIDKLWKEVDWNWYRKDGQNVLYWHWSPNYGWEMNFPVSGYNECLIMYVLAASSPTHGIPAEVYHEGWAQNGAIKSDASKYGHEVVLNHNGHKGSVGPLFWAHYSYLGLDPRNLTDKYADYWKLNRNHTLIHHDYCVDNPKDYEGYGENAWGLTSSYSMNGYAGHSPENDLGVISPTAALSSYPYAPEESMKVIRHLYEDLGDKLWGEYGFYDAFSEEHDWYTPRYLGIDQGPIVVMIENGRTGLLWDLFMSAPEVQAGLKKLGFESPKLK, from the coding sequence ATGAAGAAAACCTTACTAGCTATACCACTACTGGCAGCCCAGCTTTTTTATGGTTGCCAGGGTTCTTCTGAAACTACCACTGCCACTGCGGAGACAGCAACCTCTACTGAAGAGCGTCTCTCTGACGACGAACTGCTAACGCTGGTGCAGGAACGAACTTTTCAGTACTTCTGGGATGGCGCAGAGCCTAACTCCGGCCTTGCCCGAGAACGAATCCATATGGATGGAGTGTACCCGGAGAACGATCAGAACGTGGTAACTACTGGTGCCACGGGTTTTGGTCTTATGGCTATTGTAGTAGGTATGGAGCGTGGTTTCATTACTCGTGAGGAGGGCGTAAAGCATCTGCAAAAGATGGTAAACTTCCTTGAAAAAGCCGATCGATTCCACGGAGCCTGGAGCCACTGGATACAGGGAGAAACTGGTAAAGTAAAGCCATTCGGGCAGAAAGATAACGGTGGCGACCTGGTGGAAACTGCCTTCCTGGTGCAGGGTATGCTAACAGTACGCCAGTACCTGCAGGATGGCAACGAGCAGGAAAAAGCGTTGGCCGCCCAGATAGATAAACTATGGAAAGAGGTAGACTGGAACTGGTACCGTAAGGACGGCCAGAATGTACTGTACTGGCACTGGAGCCCGAACTATGGCTGGGAAATGAACTTCCCGGTGAGTGGCTACAACGAGTGCCTGATTATGTATGTTTTGGCGGCCTCTTCACCTACACATGGCATCCCTGCTGAGGTATACCACGAGGGCTGGGCGCAGAATGGTGCCATCAAATCAGACGCTAGTAAGTATGGGCACGAAGTAGTACTGAACCATAACGGGCATAAAGGTAGTGTCGGTCCACTGTTCTGGGCGCACTACTCTTACCTGGGCCTCGACCCGCGCAACCTTACCGACAAGTATGCTGATTACTGGAAGCTTAACAGAAACCACACCCTTATCCACCACGACTATTGTGTAGACAACCCGAAGGATTATGAGGGCTATGGCGAAAATGCCTGGGGCCTGACCTCGAGCTACTCCATGAATGGCTACGCTGGTCACAGCCCTGAAAATGACCTGGGCGTGATTTCACCAACTGCTGCACTGTCTTCTTATCCTTACGCACCGGAAGAATCTATGAAGGTAATCCGTCATCTGTATGAAGACCTGGGCGACAAACTTTGGGGAGAGTATGGATTTTATGATGCTTTTTCGGAGGAGCATGACTGGTACACGCCTCGCTACCTGGGTATAGACCAGGGGCCAATTGTAGTGATGATAGAGAATGGCCGTACCGGGCTGCTGTGGGATCTATTTATGAGCGCACCAGAGGTACAGGCAGGCTTGAAGAAGCTTGGTTTTGAGAGCCCTAAGCTGAAATAG
- a CDS encoding formylglycine-generating enzyme family protein, with amino-acid sequence MEFVRVEPGSMIVGRYQPTVGKPNRSNSERKWLPDSVYQVAEKMAQQAAMPGFEVMLDKPYYIGKYEVTQEQWEKVMGSNPSFFQGDKVPGDASLHPVENITWEDAQVFVQKLNALDKKHTYRLPTEFEWEYAARAGAEDDIHWSVMNKMAVKGGSTTSAVGQKQPNAWGMYDMLGNVWEWVQDYYNEKIFADPVPPQTGKKHVLKGASFTGDAKNATYKTHAAGPGNGFDVGLRVLMEAKKK; translated from the coding sequence ATGGAATTTGTGCGCGTGGAGCCCGGCAGTATGATTGTAGGCCGCTACCAGCCCACAGTAGGCAAACCTAACCGAAGCAACTCCGAGAGGAAATGGCTGCCGGACTCTGTCTATCAGGTAGCAGAAAAAATGGCACAGCAGGCGGCCATGCCAGGGTTTGAGGTTATGCTAGACAAGCCATACTACATCGGAAAGTATGAGGTGACGCAGGAGCAGTGGGAGAAGGTGATGGGCAGCAATCCATCCTTTTTCCAAGGCGACAAAGTGCCAGGCGACGCAAGTCTGCATCCGGTGGAAAACATTACCTGGGAGGATGCCCAAGTCTTTGTTCAGAAGCTCAATGCACTGGATAAAAAACACACGTACCGTCTGCCAACCGAATTTGAGTGGGAGTACGCCGCCAGAGCCGGAGCCGAAGACGATATTCACTGGTCTGTAATGAACAAAATGGCTGTGAAGGGCGGAAGCACCACCAGTGCCGTAGGTCAGAAGCAGCCCAATGCCTGGGGAATGTATGATATGCTGGGTAATGTGTGGGAGTGGGTGCAGGATTACTATAACGAGAAGATCTTCGCAGACCCCGTGCCTCCCCAAACAGGCAAAAAGCATGTGCTGAAAGGCGCTTCGTTCACTGGCGATGCGAAGAACGCCACTTACAAAACCCACGCGGCCGGGCCAGGAAACGGTTTTGATGTAGGGCTGCGGGTGTTGATGGAGGCTAAAAAGAAATGA